The nucleotide window GTCCTCTGTGGCAGGAGAAAAGAAAAAAATGAATAAGGCAATGGAAAAGATGATCGGGACGACGGTGATCGTCGTCCGGCATAAAGGGAAAGTCGCCATGGCCGGAGATGGTCAGGTGACCTTGGGGAACACGGTGATGAAACACGGCGCCAAAAAGGTTCGCCGGCTTTACAAAGACCAAATCATTGCCGGTTTTGCCGGGGCCACGGCGGACGCCTTTACCCTCTTTGAAAGGTTCGAAGCCAAGTTAGAGCAATACCGCGGAAACCTACCACGGGCGGCTGTAGAACTGGCTAAAGATTGGAGGACGGACCGCATGCTCCGCCGGCTGGAAGCGTTGCTGGTCGTTGCCAACCGGGATTCTACCTTGGTCCTCTCGGGAACGGGGGACATCATTGAACCAGATGATGAAGTGGCGGCCATCGGCAGCGGGGGGCCTTTTGCCCTGGCTGCCGCCAGGGCTCTGCTCAAGTATTCTAATCTGGAAGCCCGGGGGATCGTCGAGGAAGCCATGCGGATTGCCTCAGAAATTTGTATTTACACCAACGATAAACTAATCGTAGAAGAATTGGGGGCAGAACCCCCAACGATCAAACCAACCCCCAAGCAAGGAGAAGAATGAGCAACGAACCAAAAGACGCGGATGAACTGAGACATCT belongs to Deltaproteobacteria bacterium and includes:
- the hslV gene encoding ATP-dependent protease subunit HslV encodes the protein MEKMIGTTVIVVRHKGKVAMAGDGQVTLGNTVMKHGAKKVRRLYKDQIIAGFAGATADAFTLFERFEAKLEQYRGNLPRAAVELAKDWRTDRMLRRLEALLVVANRDSTLVLSGTGDIIEPDDEVAAIGSGGPFALAAARALLKYSNLEARGIVEEAMRIASEICIYTNDKLIVEELGAEPPTIKPTPKQGEE